TCTATCGTCCCTTCTGGACACCATGAACATCGAAAAGCTGCACATTGTCGGTTGGTCCATGGGAGGAGGAGCGGCAATGCAGTTTCTCCTTGATCACCCCGACAAAGTGCTCAGTTTAACACTCATTTGTCCTGTCTCTCCTTACGGTTTTGGTGGCACCAAAACCGAGAATGGAATTCCTTGTTATGAGGACTATGCTGGTTCAGGTGGGGGTACTGTGAATCCGGATTTCATTCAGAGAATAAAAGAACACGACACAACAGAGAAAGACCAAGCTTCCCCATTGTTTATCATGAATAACTTCTACTTCAAACCACCTTTCAGAGCAAAAAGAGAGAAAGATCTGCTCCTTTCACTGTTGCTAATCAAAACCGGGGAGAAAGCTTATCCAGGAGATTTCGTACCATCACCGAATTGGCCATTCACTGCTCCGGGAAAATTTGGCCCACTGAATGCTATGTCTCCTAAGTACTTTAACGCAAGCTCCATTGTGGATTTGCCAGTTAAACCACCCATACTGTGGATCCGAGGATCTCACGATACTGTGGTAGCTGATGAATCGTTTTTCGACATAGCAACGCTCGGTAAGCTGGGACTTGTACCTGGTTACCCAGGCGTCGAAGTTTGTCCGCCACAGCCCATGCTTAAACAGACACGTAAAGTTCTTGAGGATTACAAGTCAAATGGAGGTAAGTACTACGAAGTCGTTGTCAAAGACGTGGCTCATTCTCCTCACATTGAAAAACCAGGAGAGTTTGTCGCCACGTTGAGGAATTTTATCTCGGACAACATGTAACTATTGGAGGTGGATTGTAAATGGAACAGCGGTACGCAAAAATACTGGCCACGGGCATGTATTTGCCTGAGAAAGTTATTTCTAATGAAGAACTCAGCGAACGCTATGGATTCGACGTAAGCACATATTTATCTGGAATCACCCTAAGGCATATTGCTGCCGAGAATGAATGCGCCTCAGATATGGGAGTAAAAGCAGCAGAAGCAGCTTTGGAAAAAGCCAACATGAAACCTGAAGATATTGACTTGCTTATAATGACAACTGACACTCCCGACTACGTTACACCGCCCACTGCACCTGCCATTGCTTACAAACTAGGCGCTTCAAATGCCGGAGCGTTCGACATAAACGGGGCATGCGCCGACGCCACCATTGGGCTCAGCATTGCGTCTCAGCATATTATGTTGGACAAAACCATAAACAATGTACTTGTGGTCGCCCCATATGCCATGTCTAAGTGGCTTGACTGGGACAACAAGGTGCTGGCCCCCATGCTTGGCGATGGCGCTTCAGCGGCCATAGTAACAGTGAGCAATGAGCCAGGTTACATCACTTCAACCATTGTGGCTGACGGACAGTACTGGGATGGATACGGTGTATATGTGGGGACAAAGTACCCAGTAACGAAGGAGATGGTGGAAAAGAAAGAACACTTACTCAGGTTCCACCCAAACTTTCACAAGTATCCACCTGATGTAAACTACGGCCACTGGCCTGACGTGATTAGGAAGAGTCTCAAAAAAGCTGGGTACACTGAGAAAGACCTAGATATGGTAATTCTTACCCAGGTTCGCCTAGCCGATATTGAACAGACCATGGAAAACCTAGGCTTACCACTTGAAAAAACACACTGGATTATGCATAAGTACGGGTATACAGGTTCTGCTTGTGCCTTCATGGCACTTGAAGACGCGCTAAATGAAGGAAAGATAAAGAAAGGTGACCTGGTAGCGTTCTGCACTTCAGGAGTGGGCTACGTAATGAGCTCTGCCTTGTTCAGGTGGGTATGAGTAAAACCAAGTAAAGGGGGAAAACGCATGGAACGTGTAAGAGACAAAGTCGTTATCATAACTGGAGCCAGTGGTGGTATCGGCAGAGAAACAGCACTAGCTGTGGCTCGCGAAGGAGGCCATGTAGCTCTATTTGACATTGACGAAACAAACTTAAAGCCACTTGAAGAAGAGATAAAGAACCTTGGCGTACAATGCAAATCCTACAAAGTAGATGTATCGAACTTTGAACAGGTCTCGAATGCAGTCGAACAAGTCATAAACGATTTCGGCAAAGTAGACGCCTTAACAAACATAGCTGGAATAACCAGGGATAACTTCTTAACCAAGATGCCTATCGAGGATTGGGACAGAGTCATAGCCGTAAATTTAACAGGTACTTTCTACTGTACCAAAGCAGTTGCCCCTCACATGATGGAACGAGGTTCCGGCTGCATAGTAAACATTTCTTCTGTAGTAGGAGTTTACGGCAACATTGGACAGACCAATTACGCAGCCAGTAAAGCAGGTGTAATTGGACTCACCAAAACTTGGGCTAAAGAGTTCGCAAAAAAGGGTATGAGAGTGAATGCTGTTGCACCAGGCTTTATAAAGACCCCCATGACTGACAAAGTACCTGAAAAAGTTCTCGACCAGATGATAGGTAAAACACCCATGGGGCGCATGGGCGAACCAAAGGAAGTCGCTAACGCGATTCTGTTCCTCATTTCTGACGAAGCTTC
The genomic region above belongs to Coprothermobacter proteolyticus DSM 5265 and contains:
- a CDS encoding alpha/beta fold hydrolase, translating into MELPSVLEGIEATFVETERINMHVHFNKNRDATPIMFIHGNLSGATFFEEVMVDLSDQFFCFAPDLRGYGQTEDKVVDATRGMCDWSDDLSSLLDTMNIEKLHIVGWSMGGGAAMQFLLDHPDKVLSLTLICPVSPYGFGGTKTENGIPCYEDYAGSGGGTVNPDFIQRIKEHDTTEKDQASPLFIMNNFYFKPPFRAKREKDLLLSLLLIKTGEKAYPGDFVPSPNWPFTAPGKFGPLNAMSPKYFNASSIVDLPVKPPILWIRGSHDTVVADESFFDIATLGKLGLVPGYPGVEVCPPQPMLKQTRKVLEDYKSNGGKYYEVVVKDVAHSPHIEKPGEFVATLRNFISDNM
- a CDS encoding 3-oxoacyl-ACP synthase III family protein, with the translated sequence MEQRYAKILATGMYLPEKVISNEELSERYGFDVSTYLSGITLRHIAAENECASDMGVKAAEAALEKANMKPEDIDLLIMTTDTPDYVTPPTAPAIAYKLGASNAGAFDINGACADATIGLSIASQHIMLDKTINNVLVVAPYAMSKWLDWDNKVLAPMLGDGASAAIVTVSNEPGYITSTIVADGQYWDGYGVYVGTKYPVTKEMVEKKEHLLRFHPNFHKYPPDVNYGHWPDVIRKSLKKAGYTEKDLDMVILTQVRLADIEQTMENLGLPLEKTHWIMHKYGYTGSACAFMALEDALNEGKIKKGDLVAFCTSGVGYVMSSALFRWV
- the fabG gene encoding 3-oxoacyl-[acyl-carrier-protein] reductase, giving the protein MERVRDKVVIITGASGGIGRETALAVAREGGHVALFDIDETNLKPLEEEIKNLGVQCKSYKVDVSNFEQVSNAVEQVINDFGKVDALTNIAGITRDNFLTKMPIEDWDRVIAVNLTGTFYCTKAVAPHMMERGSGCIVNISSVVGVYGNIGQTNYAASKAGVIGLTKTWAKEFAKKGMRVNAVAPGFIKTPMTDKVPEKVLDQMIGKTPMGRMGEPKEVANAILFLISDEASFITGHILHVDGGLVL